The nucleotide window ATGCGCGGCCCAAGCGTGGCGGTCGGTGTCCCTGGCGTAGGCAGCATCTTCGGTCAGCTTTTTGGCGAGAAACAGAAAATCAGAAGCCATTGATAACGCATCGCCGAGGGGGACGCCGCTAGTGACGTGGAAGAGTGGTTGATTGG belongs to Pseudomonas sp. B21-015 and includes:
- a CDS encoding DUF3077 domain-containing protein — its product is MTDQPELKTIGLTPAIYCSNQPLFHVTSGVPLGDALSMASDFLFLAKKLTEDAAYARDTDRHAWAAHYLTAMSKAVVDDAVKVLRRDGSDASR